A genomic stretch from Burkholderiaceae bacterium DAT-1 includes:
- a CDS encoding efflux RND transporter periplasmic adaptor subunit, translating to MTAIKLFWHQYQTQARIIVAMLVVALLLAGWIVFKGKPAIVAEAEDEHEVAGSVVTMNSQDIQANAIQLDTARAMEMADAVSLTGEVRLNDDRTAHVVPRVGGVVERVLVSLGKQVKQGDVLAVITSPQVAELRSELRTARQRLALARTTHDREKRLWEQGVSAEQDYLQASQALREAELTQQNALQKLVAQGLDEGRTGDLSRVALRAPMSGTVIEKHLSAGEAVQADAAAFTVADLKQVWVELNVAAKDLALIREGSPVSIRASGLAADAQGRVTFVGALVGEQSRTAIARVVLDNPDGHWRPGLFVSAEVAGETRNRPVTVAADAVHQLSEQSVVFVRTKTGFIAQTIKPGIRANGRVEILAGLQAGAAYAAAGSFVLKSELGKSSAAHAH from the coding sequence ATGACCGCGATCAAACTGTTTTGGCATCAATATCAAACACAGGCACGCATCATCGTGGCGATGCTGGTGGTCGCCCTGCTGCTAGCCGGATGGATTGTGTTCAAGGGCAAGCCTGCAATCGTGGCGGAAGCAGAGGACGAGCACGAGGTAGCCGGTTCGGTCGTGACCATGAACTCGCAGGATATTCAGGCCAATGCGATTCAGCTTGATACGGCGCGTGCCATGGAAATGGCTGATGCCGTGTCGCTGACGGGTGAAGTCCGTCTCAATGACGATCGTACTGCGCACGTGGTACCGCGTGTAGGAGGTGTGGTGGAACGCGTACTGGTCTCGTTGGGCAAACAGGTCAAACAGGGTGACGTGCTGGCAGTGATTACCAGCCCGCAGGTGGCTGAGTTGCGCAGCGAGTTGCGGACAGCTCGGCAGCGGCTGGCTTTGGCCCGAACCACCCATGACCGAGAGAAACGACTGTGGGAGCAGGGCGTGTCTGCCGAGCAGGATTATCTGCAAGCGTCCCAAGCGCTGCGCGAAGCCGAACTCACCCAGCAGAATGCGCTGCAAAAGCTGGTCGCACAGGGGCTGGACGAGGGACGCACGGGTGATCTGAGCCGAGTGGCCTTGCGGGCGCCCATGAGCGGTACGGTCATCGAAAAGCATCTATCCGCGGGCGAGGCGGTTCAGGCGGATGCGGCAGCGTTTACGGTGGCGGATCTGAAGCAAGTCTGGGTGGAGCTGAATGTGGCAGCCAAGGATCTGGCGCTGATTCGTGAAGGTTCACCGGTCAGCATCCGTGCCAGTGGACTGGCCGCTGACGCACAGGGACGGGTGACCTTTGTGGGTGCGCTGGTGGGCGAGCAATCGCGCACGGCCATCGCCCGTGTCGTGCTGGATAACCCGGATGGGCACTGGCGGCCGGGGTTGTTTGTCAGTGCTGAGGTGGCGGGTGAAACGAGAAACCGGCCTGTTACCGTGGCGGCTGATGCGGTGCATCAGCTGAGTGAACAGTCGGTGGTGTTTGTGCGGACTAAAACCGGGTTTATCGCTCAGACGATCAAGCCGGGTATCCGTGCGAATGGTCGGGTAGAGATTCTGGCGGGCTTGCAGGCAGGTGCGGCATATGCGGCAGCAGGCAGCTTTGTGTTGAAGTCCGAGCTGGGTAAATCCAGCGCGGCGCACGCGCATTGA
- a CDS encoding TolC family protein, which translates to MTIFMSTISGFIFARARTGLACALFVAPVCWADAGGYVLPTLPVPATSDAARTSLPLLTLADALAQAYQQHPDLKVGRLALAAQAGVSLQSQARPNPELVWTQEDTRAATRTQSVQINLPIETGGKRDARMQLAERSAAVQQANLALSTVQVESEVASAFFATLATQAHLTLAEESRTLVRKSLEAIDRRVAAGKVSPVDGSKARIEAASIEADWQRAHSEWRMARMELARLIGRTDAEFAASADWSDTHADVPSSEAFLSGLASAPALHAAQSEWQQRQAQARLERTRANPDLTVGVGMKRGGELQRNQLLLSVSVPLPVFDRSQGNVLEAMRREDMAREQVSQVEKRLRTDVARVRETLRQARAERILYGRVVLPEARKAWEAAQTGYTFGKFSLLDVLDGQRTYLMAQSRYLAAWQSEASALADMSKHIGWTAVMAVLNQQEQAQ; encoded by the coding sequence ATGACAATTTTCATGTCAACAATAAGCGGGTTCATCTTTGCCCGCGCCCGCACGGGTCTAGCCTGTGCGCTATTTGTCGCGCCTGTTTGCTGGGCCGACGCTGGCGGATATGTTCTGCCAACCTTGCCGGTCCCTGCGACGTCTGATGCGGCACGGACATCTTTACCGCTGCTCACGCTGGCCGATGCACTTGCCCAGGCCTATCAACAGCATCCTGATCTGAAAGTCGGCAGGCTTGCACTGGCCGCGCAGGCAGGTGTCAGCCTGCAGAGCCAGGCGCGTCCCAATCCGGAGCTGGTCTGGACGCAGGAAGATACACGCGCCGCCACGCGCACCCAGAGCGTGCAGATCAATCTGCCCATCGAAACAGGTGGCAAGCGCGATGCACGCATGCAGCTGGCCGAGCGCAGCGCGGCGGTGCAGCAGGCCAATCTGGCGTTGAGCACTGTACAGGTTGAAAGTGAAGTTGCCAGCGCCTTTTTTGCGACGCTGGCAACGCAAGCCCATCTGACGCTCGCCGAGGAGAGTCGTACGCTGGTGCGCAAGTCGCTGGAGGCGATTGATCGACGCGTTGCTGCAGGTAAAGTCTCGCCGGTGGATGGCAGCAAAGCGCGGATCGAAGCTGCCAGTATCGAGGCCGACTGGCAGCGCGCGCACAGCGAGTGGCGCATGGCGAGGATGGAGCTGGCGCGTCTGATCGGACGGACAGATGCCGAGTTTGCCGCGAGCGCAGACTGGTCGGATACGCACGCTGACGTGCCATCGAGTGAGGCATTTCTCTCTGGGCTTGCGAGCGCACCTGCGTTGCACGCAGCACAATCCGAGTGGCAGCAGCGGCAGGCGCAGGCTCGTTTGGAGCGCACCCGAGCGAATCCTGACCTTACTGTTGGCGTCGGTATGAAGCGCGGCGGCGAACTACAGCGCAATCAGCTGCTGCTGTCGGTATCGGTGCCCTTGCCCGTATTCGACCGTAGTCAGGGCAATGTGCTGGAGGCAATGCGTCGGGAGGACATGGCACGCGAGCAAGTAAGCCAGGTGGAGAAACGTCTGCGCACCGATGTCGCACGTGTCAGGGAAACACTCCGTCAGGCTCGTGCCGAACGCATCCTGTACGGGCGTGTAGTGCTGCCCGAAGCCCGCAAGGCATGGGAAGCCGCACAGACTGGCTACACCTTCGGCAAATTTTCATTACTGGATGTGCTGGATGGCCAGCGCACGTATCTGATGGCGCAATCGCGCTACCTCGCAGCCTGGCAAAGCGAAGCCAGCGCACTCGCAGACATGAGCAAACACATAGGCTGGACAGCGGTAATGGCTGTTCTCAATCAACAGGAGCAGGCGCAATGA
- a CDS encoding prolyl oligopeptidase family serine peptidase, producing MKPIPMRAAMLGMTLIAASLSRMPAHAADMPPVAAVRPVTANFYGTEVVDRYRYLEDLQSPEVKAWMQAQADYTRTLLDQLPGKDALAKRIESLMNSDVSRSGLTRRGERYFYLLHTPGAQQPRLYYRDGLSGEEHLLVDPDALGKGSPNHFALDFYQPSGDGKLVAYGLSQGGSEQSTLHVMEVSTGKVLDEAIDRTASSVVAWRSDNRSFFYMRFPKPGPNTPPAEIRYNARTHLHMVGKHADGEADPAVFGRGVNPRVEVPEGEGAYIRLGVDSRFAIAKADHNMDSNPGTLYIAPVDSIKDSRTPWRKWADAADGVVQYALKGDKLYFLTQKDAPRFKLMVTSASRPDIQHAKVVVPEGEGVITHFSLAKDGIYLRIREGAPSSLFRVSESGGPLKRIPLPFEGAAFAPVTDAHSNGAVYTLQSWVRAPKMFAYDPASDSNRDTGMLPDSSVDTSAYESKEGFAIGHDGTRIPLSIMYKKGIALDGSHPTILSGYGGYAISREPAFSATRLAWLERGGILAEAHIRGGGEYGEAWHQAGMKLNKLNTIFDFIACGQYLVDQRYTSPQYLAASGGSAGGITVGRAMTFRPDLFAVILDSVGVSDTLRFETEPNGPPNAVEMGNTSTEPGFRGLFAMSPYQHIRDGVAYPSVLFMTGANDPRVAPWHMAKMTARLQAATGSANPVLLRVDYHAGHGMGSSASQRAHTLADQWAFALWRFGDAAFQPARK from the coding sequence GTGAAGCCAATTCCCATGCGTGCCGCCATGCTCGGTATGACCCTGATCGCAGCGAGCCTGAGTCGCATGCCCGCCCATGCCGCCGACATGCCGCCAGTCGCAGCAGTCCGTCCCGTTACAGCCAATTTCTACGGTACCGAGGTCGTTGACCGCTACCGTTATCTGGAAGACCTGCAATCGCCGGAAGTTAAAGCCTGGATGCAGGCACAAGCAGATTACACCCGCACCCTTCTCGACCAGTTGCCCGGCAAGGATGCGCTGGCCAAGCGCATCGAATCATTGATGAACAGCGATGTCAGTCGCAGCGGCCTGACCCGCCGGGGCGAGCGCTATTTCTATCTGCTGCATACGCCGGGCGCACAGCAGCCGCGCCTCTATTACCGCGACGGCCTGAGTGGTGAGGAGCATCTGCTGGTTGATCCCGATGCGCTCGGTAAAGGCAGCCCCAACCATTTCGCTCTGGATTTCTACCAACCCTCCGGCGATGGCAAGCTGGTCGCTTATGGATTATCGCAGGGCGGTTCCGAGCAAAGTACGCTGCACGTCATGGAGGTCAGCACGGGCAAGGTACTGGACGAAGCCATCGACCGGACAGCAAGCAGCGTGGTGGCCTGGCGTAGCGACAATCGCTCCTTTTTCTACATGCGATTCCCCAAGCCCGGCCCCAATACGCCGCCCGCCGAGATCCGCTACAACGCGCGCACCCACCTGCACATGGTCGGTAAACATGCCGATGGCGAGGCCGATCCGGCCGTATTCGGCCGCGGCGTGAATCCGCGTGTCGAGGTTCCGGAAGGCGAAGGTGCCTACATCCGCCTAGGCGTCGATTCGCGCTTCGCCATCGCCAAGGCCGACCACAATATGGATAGCAATCCCGGCACGCTGTATATCGCGCCGGTAGACAGCATCAAGGACAGCCGTACTCCCTGGCGTAAATGGGCCGACGCTGCCGATGGTGTGGTTCAATATGCGCTCAAGGGCGACAAGCTGTATTTCCTGACGCAGAAAGATGCGCCACGTTTCAAGCTGATGGTCACTTCCGCTAGCCGACCCGACATTCAGCATGCCAAGGTTGTAGTACCCGAAGGCGAAGGCGTCATCACCCACTTTTCGCTGGCGAAAGACGGCATTTATCTGCGGATTCGCGAAGGTGCACCATCATCCCTGTTCCGTGTCAGCGAATCGGGCGGACCACTCAAGCGCATTCCGCTGCCGTTCGAAGGCGCAGCCTTCGCCCCTGTAACCGATGCGCATAGCAATGGCGCGGTGTACACCCTGCAAAGCTGGGTACGCGCCCCGAAAATGTTTGCCTACGATCCTGCCAGCGATAGCAATCGCGATACCGGCATGCTGCCCGATTCCAGCGTCGATACCTCGGCCTATGAATCAAAAGAAGGCTTCGCCATTGGCCACGATGGCACACGCATTCCGCTGTCCATCATGTACAAGAAGGGCATCGCCCTCGATGGCAGCCATCCCACTATCCTGAGCGGATATGGCGGCTATGCGATTTCCCGCGAACCGGCATTCAGCGCTACCCGCCTGGCCTGGCTGGAGCGCGGCGGCATTCTCGCCGAAGCGCATATCCGGGGTGGCGGCGAATACGGCGAAGCCTGGCATCAGGCCGGCATGAAGCTCAACAAGCTGAATACGATTTTTGACTTTATCGCTTGCGGCCAGTATCTGGTGGATCAGCGCTACACCTCGCCGCAGTATCTGGCGGCTTCAGGCGGCAGCGCAGGCGGCATCACGGTTGGCCGCGCCATGACCTTCCGCCCGGATCTGTTCGCCGTCATTCTCGATTCGGTGGGCGTATCCGACACCTTGCGCTTCGAAACCGAACCGAATGGTCCGCCCAATGCGGTGGAAATGGGCAACACCAGCACAGAGCCCGGCTTCCGTGGCTTGTTTGCCATGAGCCCCTACCAGCATATCCGCGACGGGGTCGCCTATCCGTCCGTGCTGTTCATGACGGGAGCCAATGATCCCCGCGTCGCGCCATGGCATATGGCCAAGATGACCGCCCGCCTGCAGGCGGCCACCGGCAGTGCCAATCCGGTGCTGCTGCGTGTCGATTACCATGCCGGACACGGCATGGGTTCCAGTGCATCGCAGCGAGCGCACACTCTGGCGGATCAGTGGGCATTTGCGCTTTGGCGCTTCGGTGATGCTGCGTTCCAGCCAGCCCGGAAGTAA
- a CDS encoding bacterioferritin — translation MKDKERKEVIDKLNTIMETELSGVVRYTHYSLMVYGFSRIPIVSWLKGNATESLDHAQRAGELVTQMGGHPSLGIGPLLETEQHDIADLLRESLAHEQNALNHYYELLKLVEGKSVLLEEYAREMIVNEEMHLDEVNKMLRRPGELKPFKD, via the coding sequence CTGAAAGACAAAGAACGCAAGGAAGTGATCGACAAACTGAACACCATCATGGAAACCGAGCTATCAGGCGTGGTGCGCTACACGCATTATTCGCTGATGGTGTATGGCTTTAGCCGGATTCCGATTGTGTCGTGGCTGAAGGGCAACGCCACCGAAAGCCTCGACCACGCGCAGCGCGCCGGGGAACTGGTGACACAGATGGGTGGTCATCCGTCGCTGGGTATCGGGCCCTTGCTGGAAACCGAGCAGCACGATATTGCTGATTTACTGCGCGAAAGTCTGGCGCATGAGCAGAATGCGCTGAACCATTATTACGAGCTGCTGAAGCTGGTGGAAGGCAAATCGGTGCTGCTGGAAGAGTACGCCCGCGAGATGATCGTCAACGAGGAAATGCATCTGGATGAAGTGAACAAGATGCTGCGCCGTCCGGGTGAGCTGAAGCCATTCAAGGACTGA
- a CDS encoding sulfate ABC transporter substrate-binding protein: MKPSIRVLLATLFAGASLTASAGTELLNASYDVMRDFYKDLNPAFIKAAKAKGVDVTVNQSHGGSTKQARAVIDGLQADVVTMNMPPDIDVLYDKAKLIPENWATRLPNASQPFSSLQVLIVRKGNPKQIKDWGDLVKPGVQVVIPNPKVSGNGRYSYLAAWGFALKQAGGNEQKAREFVGALFRNVPVLDAGGRAATTTFIQRQMGDVLLTFENEAEMIAREFGRGQFEVVYPSQSIKAELPVSIVDSVVDKKGTRKVAEDYLKFLWTPEGQEIAAQNYLRPQDPAVFKKYATQFPTVKLFTVDEVFGSWRKAQKTHFEDGGVFDQIYVKK; this comes from the coding sequence ATGAAACCATCCATCCGCGTTTTGCTGGCCACCCTGTTTGCCGGTGCCTCGCTGACTGCCTCTGCCGGAACCGAGCTGCTGAATGCCTCGTATGACGTCATGCGCGATTTCTACAAGGATTTGAATCCAGCCTTTATCAAGGCGGCAAAGGCCAAAGGCGTGGATGTGACGGTGAATCAGTCACATGGTGGTAGCACCAAGCAGGCGCGCGCAGTGATCGATGGACTGCAGGCCGATGTGGTGACCATGAATATGCCGCCGGACATTGATGTACTGTACGACAAGGCCAAGCTGATTCCGGAAAACTGGGCGACCCGCTTGCCGAATGCTAGCCAGCCGTTTTCCAGCCTGCAGGTGCTGATCGTGCGCAAGGGGAATCCCAAGCAAATCAAGGACTGGGGCGATCTGGTCAAGCCGGGTGTGCAGGTGGTGATTCCCAATCCCAAGGTATCGGGCAATGGCCGCTACAGCTATCTGGCCGCGTGGGGTTTTGCCCTGAAACAGGCCGGTGGCAATGAGCAGAAGGCGCGCGAATTTGTGGGTGCATTGTTCCGCAATGTGCCAGTACTGGACGCCGGTGGCCGTGCCGCTACGACAACCTTTATCCAGCGTCAGATGGGCGATGTGCTGCTGACCTTTGAAAACGAAGCAGAAATGATCGCCCGTGAATTTGGTCGTGGCCAGTTCGAAGTGGTGTACCCGTCGCAGTCGATCAAGGCCGAACTGCCGGTGTCAATTGTGGACAGCGTGGTCGACAAGAAGGGCACCCGCAAGGTAGCTGAGGATTACCTGAAGTTCCTGTGGACACCGGAAGGTCAGGAAATTGCTGCACAGAATTATCTGCGCCCGCAAGATCCGGCTGTCTTCAAGAAATATGCCACACAGTTCCCGACCGTGAAGCTGTTTACGGTGGATGAAGTATTCGGTAGCTGGCGCAAGGCCCAGAAAACGCATTTCGAAGATGGTGGCGTGTTTGATCAGATTTATGTGAAGAAATAA
- a CDS encoding EamA family transporter, whose amino-acid sequence MNRHPNLLALAAILQWGSLAALTVHLASVPPFLLLGLTLCVGSLTCLPSWRAWRVPVRTFAVGTGGIFGYHLCLFLALRSAPPLDAMLINYLWPLLIVLLSPLVLSGVRLQARHIAGGIAGFAGCALVMLGKGEFGFAGQYGAGYGLAMAAAVLWALYSLLTRRLPAFPSAAVGGFCLMSGVLALMTHALIEPAFSLTISQWGMVLLLGLGPMGIAFYCWDAALKRGDARTIGTLAYLTPVLSTVMLAVFANGKLNIYTVSALGLILGGAWLGRDVRPENA is encoded by the coding sequence ATGAACCGCCACCCCAACCTCCTCGCCCTCGCCGCCATCTTGCAATGGGGGTCGCTGGCCGCGCTGACCGTGCATCTGGCCAGCGTGCCGCCCTTTTTGCTGCTAGGGCTGACCTTGTGCGTGGGCAGCCTGACCTGCTTGCCAAGCTGGCGCGCGTGGCGGGTGCCGGTGCGCACATTTGCCGTGGGGACAGGCGGGATTTTCGGGTATCACCTGTGCCTGTTTCTGGCACTGCGCAGCGCGCCGCCGCTGGATGCGATGCTCATCAATTACCTGTGGCCACTGCTGATTGTGCTGCTGTCGCCGCTTGTGCTGAGCGGCGTGAGGCTGCAGGCGCGCCATATCGCAGGCGGGATAGCGGGCTTTGCGGGGTGTGCGCTGGTGATGCTGGGGAAGGGCGAGTTCGGTTTTGCGGGTCAGTATGGTGCAGGTTACGGGCTGGCGATGGCTGCAGCCGTGCTGTGGGCGCTGTATTCACTGCTGACCAGACGTCTGCCTGCGTTTCCATCGGCAGCGGTGGGGGGATTCTGCCTGATGTCCGGCGTGCTGGCGCTGATGACTCATGCGCTGATCGAGCCAGCGTTCTCACTGACAATCAGTCAGTGGGGGATGGTGCTATTGCTAGGGCTGGGACCGATGGGGATCGCGTTTTATTGCTGGGATGCGGCATTGAAGCGTGGTGACGCGCGCACCATCGGCACGCTAGCCTATCTGACGCCTGTGTTGTCTACGGTGATGCTGGCGGTGTTTGCCAACGGCAAGCTCAATATTTATACCGTGTCTGCGCTTGGACTGATTCTGGGCGGCGCATGGCTGGGGCGGGACGTTCGTCCTGAAAATGCATAA
- a CDS encoding CPBP family intramembrane metalloprotease, with translation MDQAIYHVSYATLACLIALSFNAIDKRISLISASYFSLFIGLDAVITNLPNIIPACVLWHGDWNWSGKLYSLIWSILALRVFGLSAVSAGLTFRQRNIRASLITLAISVPWGLSLGWLFNPSRSLETLIFQATMPGIAEEIALRGIAPALLLGLFRQHDPSDKMPWIAILISAIMFGCWHALGYANGSFSFEIMAFAFTTIGSIPLGWLRFKSGSVLFPILVHGTATVAFHLAPMLKS, from the coding sequence ATGGATCAAGCTATTTATCACGTGAGCTATGCCACTTTGGCATGTTTGATTGCACTATCATTCAACGCTATCGACAAACGAATATCATTGATCAGCGCATCATACTTCTCGTTATTTATCGGACTTGATGCAGTTATTACTAACCTGCCCAATATCATTCCTGCGTGTGTACTCTGGCATGGCGATTGGAATTGGAGTGGTAAGCTCTACAGCCTCATCTGGTCTATTCTTGCGCTTCGGGTATTCGGACTATCTGCAGTATCTGCAGGATTAACATTCAGGCAACGCAATATCCGAGCAAGCCTGATCACACTGGCGATCTCGGTGCCGTGGGGGCTCAGCCTTGGCTGGCTATTTAACCCGAGCAGGTCACTGGAAACATTGATATTTCAAGCTACCATGCCCGGTATTGCTGAAGAAATTGCACTAAGGGGTATTGCGCCAGCGTTGCTACTTGGGCTGTTTAGACAACATGATCCAAGCGATAAAATGCCATGGATCGCAATTCTTATCAGTGCAATCATGTTCGGATGCTGGCATGCACTTGGGTATGCAAATGGATCATTCTCATTCGAGATCATGGCATTTGCATTTACCACGATTGGGAGCATTCCATTGGGCTGGTTGCGATTCAAGAGCGGCAGTGTCCTTTTTCCCATTCTCGTTCACGGGACGGCCACTGTTGCCTTCCACCTCGCACCGATGCTGAAAAGTTAA
- a CDS encoding type 2 lantipeptide synthetase LanM family protein, translating into MNTHTSRHPFSLFETTEPVPASETSAPAAQSHPSINELATLLGNSVYSLDYTTSLNNRSQHLAAYNERMLAQLACAQPSKWLDRLAGDALQMCVAKLIDRLGMPAVSTLREQCVQQARQTQLIDPDYLASCMAAALLQAGCSQLGHVLAFEINIAAQSGLIRTDSEQHQLGDYAHQLQDARYIGYLIKKYPVMMMRLATRLQAIGESMLRLIQRAHADRHELAGMLQADPATLQISALKPGAGDHHNGGDTVTILEWRAAGVPCGTLVYKPRSLDCEQAFAGLIDWLNSKQGDSELRLLAAPCLTRPAYGWMGFIKPTPVPDTDPPERYFRRYGALMAIMDCLSATDMHFENVITSAGYPVAIDLETILQPLHVVTTQERATPVSMLNVDDIANSIYFTAMVDPVQYHASREGSPLAGPVQQPANEWQLVYDPIKRTFALSPKAIVTLTAHCPMQHEARLLASAHADAIVDGFKRTYALILANKQSLITQVLPRLFADCTIRLLFKPTGRYGSIIQSSHRPYCLQSLANMDEFLCKLMPSRAEKRALQSAFQHEYEACLGGDIPYFYARAHQTDIHACTGPLTDIRLTQSGLQRTLARLLGYTQTDIDTAAHCIAYALHARVIDAQAPAKSYTSSPSSADPMAMDVDTILDVLDRRILFDGEDLLTVDLTLGKDMSTGYRRLDHHLYLGLPGVLLAMSAGAHRRPGLREKTDLFARHYFNQLDPEAFDKVGACVGLAGPAYLAQHLARATQQSYYLDLAAQYVHYTAQRAYMDRHFDVFSGSAGALLVAASLHAIYPDQQVYRDLVRLADNLLTHADARGNTLSWKSSTPSAGPTTGYAHGMAGIGSALIRAYRQTGSERYLNAALSIHRFIQQHRLPDGRWAEDDSPRPAHIEAWCHGAPGIGLFYLDLLDMTQDKSYVDELAHAVDIMISSPPADNDSLCHGTLGNLDLLISLTTRTHLPKAAIEACLADRTQVIRQSPIRCGNKQNHYSFSLFTGISGMAYQLMRLDNPDAFPSLLTFDI; encoded by the coding sequence ATGAACACACACACCTCTCGCCATCCTTTCAGCCTGTTCGAAACTACTGAGCCTGTCCCGGCCTCCGAGACAAGCGCTCCGGCTGCCCAGTCGCATCCGTCAATCAACGAACTGGCGACATTACTAGGCAATAGTGTGTATTCACTTGATTACACCACCAGCCTGAACAACCGCAGCCAGCATTTGGCCGCATACAACGAACGGATGCTGGCACAACTGGCCTGCGCCCAACCGAGCAAGTGGCTTGATCGCCTTGCCGGGGACGCATTACAGATGTGCGTCGCGAAGCTAATCGACCGCCTGGGTATGCCGGCTGTATCGACCCTCCGTGAACAATGCGTTCAGCAGGCGCGGCAAACACAGTTGATTGATCCTGATTATCTTGCATCATGCATGGCGGCTGCCTTGCTGCAAGCAGGTTGCAGTCAGCTGGGACATGTCCTTGCATTCGAGATCAATATCGCAGCCCAGTCTGGCTTGATCAGGACGGATAGCGAACAGCACCAGCTCGGCGACTACGCACACCAGCTGCAGGATGCACGCTACATTGGCTACCTGATCAAAAAATATCCCGTCATGATGATGCGGCTAGCCACTCGCCTGCAAGCCATTGGCGAGTCGATGCTGCGCCTGATCCAGCGTGCGCACGCGGATCGCCACGAGCTGGCAGGCATGTTACAGGCTGACCCCGCAACACTGCAGATTAGCGCCCTTAAGCCCGGAGCAGGAGATCATCATAATGGTGGCGACACCGTTACCATCCTCGAGTGGCGTGCAGCAGGTGTGCCATGTGGCACGCTGGTTTACAAACCCAGAAGTCTGGACTGCGAACAGGCATTTGCCGGACTGATTGACTGGCTCAACTCCAAACAGGGTGATTCGGAACTGAGACTGCTGGCCGCCCCCTGTCTCACCCGTCCAGCGTACGGCTGGATGGGTTTCATCAAGCCTACCCCCGTTCCAGATACCGATCCGCCAGAACGTTATTTCCGCCGTTACGGTGCGCTGATGGCGATCATGGACTGCTTATCTGCCACAGATATGCATTTTGAAAATGTCATTACTTCGGCGGGCTATCCGGTTGCGATTGATCTGGAAACCATCCTGCAGCCCTTGCATGTCGTTACCACGCAGGAACGTGCGACACCTGTTTCCATGCTCAATGTCGATGACATCGCAAACAGCATCTATTTCACGGCCATGGTCGATCCGGTGCAGTACCATGCCTCCCGCGAGGGTTCTCCGCTGGCAGGCCCCGTGCAGCAACCCGCCAATGAGTGGCAACTGGTCTACGATCCCATCAAGCGAACCTTTGCTCTATCACCCAAAGCAATCGTCACGTTGACTGCGCACTGCCCGATGCAGCATGAGGCTCGACTGCTTGCCTCAGCGCATGCGGATGCAATCGTAGATGGATTCAAACGCACTTACGCCCTGATCCTGGCCAATAAGCAGTCACTGATCACACAGGTATTACCGCGCCTGTTTGCGGACTGCACCATTCGCCTGCTGTTCAAGCCGACGGGAAGATACGGCAGCATTATTCAATCCAGTCACCGTCCCTATTGTCTGCAGTCTCTGGCGAATATGGACGAGTTTCTGTGCAAACTGATGCCGTCCAGAGCAGAAAAACGCGCTTTGCAAAGTGCATTCCAGCATGAGTACGAAGCCTGTCTGGGTGGCGATATTCCCTATTTTTACGCACGCGCACACCAGACCGACATTCACGCCTGTACGGGGCCATTGACGGATATCCGTCTGACCCAATCAGGCCTGCAGCGCACGCTGGCGCGACTGCTCGGCTATACGCAAACGGATATCGACACTGCCGCACACTGCATTGCCTATGCCCTGCACGCCAGAGTAATTGACGCTCAAGCCCCTGCCAAATCATACACCTCGTCGCCATCGTCTGCTGACCCCATGGCGATGGATGTCGATACCATTCTCGACGTACTGGATCGCCGCATCCTGTTCGACGGCGAAGATCTGCTCACAGTTGATCTGACCCTGGGCAAAGACATGTCCACCGGATACCGTCGCCTAGATCATCATCTCTACCTAGGACTGCCAGGTGTATTGCTGGCCATGTCCGCAGGTGCGCACCGCCGACCAGGCTTGCGCGAAAAGACCGACTTGTTTGCTCGCCACTACTTCAACCAGCTCGATCCCGAGGCATTCGATAAAGTGGGTGCATGCGTCGGACTGGCAGGACCTGCCTATCTCGCACAACATCTGGCTCGAGCAACTCAGCAATCCTACTACCTGGATCTGGCCGCGCAATACGTCCATTACACCGCTCAGCGCGCATACATGGATCGCCATTTTGATGTGTTCTCGGGTTCGGCGGGTGCCTTGCTGGTCGCCGCATCGCTGCATGCCATTTACCCGGATCAACAGGTCTATCGCGATCTGGTGCGACTGGCCGACAATCTGCTGACGCATGCTGACGCGCGAGGCAACACACTGAGCTGGAAGTCCAGCACCCCGTCAGCAGGCCCCACAACAGGGTATGCGCACGGGATGGCGGGTATCGGGAGCGCCCTGATTCGAGCCTATCGTCAGACGGGCTCCGAGCGTTATCTGAATGCCGCACTCAGCATCCACCGCTTCATTCAGCAACATCGCCTGCCGGACGGTCGCTGGGCCGAGGACGATTCACCCCGTCCAGCCCATATCGAGGCGTGGTGCCATGGTGCGCCGGGCATCGGCCTGTTTTATCTGGATCTGCTGGATATGACTCAGGACAAGTCCTATGTCGACGAACTGGCGCATGCAGTCGATATCATGATCAGCAGCCCTCCAGCAGACAATGACTCCCTGTGCCATGGCACGCTGGGCAATCTGGATCTACTGATCAGCTTGACGACTCGCACGCATCTGCCAAAGGCAGCAATCGAAGCCTGCCTGGCTGACCGCACACAGGTCATCAGGCAATCTCCCATTCGCTGTGGCAACAAACAGAATCACTACAGCTTTTCACTGTTTACCGGCATTTCCGGCATGGCCTATCAATTGATGCGCCTGGACAATCCCGATGCATTTCCATCGTTACTGACTTTTGATATCTGA